One stretch of Pandoraea oxalativorans DNA includes these proteins:
- the istA gene encoding IS21 family transposase has protein sequence MFEYRQVLVRMRQGDSDRDIARAGLMGRKKLTAVRRTAQELGWLDPSRPLPQDSVIAGQFGRTPHLPSTCVSTLEPFREQISNWFGADVQGTTIHSALKRNHGYTGSYSAVRRFLKHLEAERSVTATTILDFPPADAAQVDFGAGPALIHESGRTLKTWFFVMTLCWSRHQYVELVFDQTVETWLACHRRAFEWFGGCPGRIIIDNAKCAIIRACTYDPEVQRSYAGLAEGYGFRIDACPPHDPQKKGVVESGVKYVKKSFMPLRAFRDLPDANRQLRKWIMQEASVREHGTTREQPLARFAIEKPLLTALPDVPPVLAAWSTVTVHRDAHIQHHKALYSVPFALVGKTLWVKATDTVVQLFHQHELVATHPRLRKPGARSTVRDHQPPAAQAWLEHDPQWCLARAKEIGPACHALILTLFNDEVLVNLRGAQGIVRLRGKVGDARLDAACERALAHASPRWRTVKTILDKGLESEPIAASPQTLTDTYVNGGRFGRNLQSLLIH, from the coding sequence TTGTTTGAGTACCGCCAAGTCCTTGTCCGCATGCGGCAAGGCGATTCCGACCGCGACATAGCGCGCGCCGGGCTTATGGGCCGCAAGAAGCTCACCGCCGTAAGGCGCACCGCGCAAGAGCTCGGCTGGCTCGATCCGTCGCGGCCGCTGCCGCAAGACAGCGTGATCGCCGGCCAGTTCGGCCGCACGCCACACCTGCCCAGCACCTGCGTGTCGACGCTCGAGCCCTTTCGCGAGCAGATCAGCAACTGGTTCGGAGCTGACGTGCAGGGCACGACGATTCACAGTGCACTCAAACGTAACCATGGCTACACCGGCAGCTACTCGGCTGTGCGTCGCTTCCTCAAGCATCTGGAGGCCGAACGCAGTGTCACCGCGACGACGATTCTGGACTTCCCGCCGGCCGATGCCGCGCAGGTTGATTTCGGCGCCGGTCCCGCGCTCATCCACGAATCAGGTCGCACGCTCAAGACGTGGTTCTTCGTCATGACGCTATGCTGGTCGCGTCATCAGTATGTCGAACTCGTGTTCGATCAGACCGTCGAGACGTGGCTGGCCTGTCACCGGCGCGCCTTCGAGTGGTTCGGCGGCTGTCCCGGGCGAATCATTATCGACAACGCGAAGTGCGCGATCATCAGGGCATGCACGTACGACCCCGAGGTCCAGCGTTCCTACGCGGGCCTCGCTGAAGGATATGGCTTCAGGATCGATGCCTGTCCCCCGCACGACCCGCAGAAGAAGGGCGTCGTTGAATCGGGAGTCAAATACGTCAAGAAGTCCTTCATGCCGCTGCGCGCGTTTCGTGATCTGCCGGATGCCAATCGGCAACTGCGCAAATGGATCATGCAGGAAGCCAGCGTTCGTGAGCACGGCACGACACGCGAACAGCCGCTGGCGCGCTTCGCCATCGAGAAGCCGCTATTGACGGCGCTGCCCGATGTACCGCCCGTGCTCGCCGCATGGTCCACGGTGACCGTTCATCGTGACGCTCACATCCAGCATCACAAGGCGCTTTACTCGGTGCCGTTCGCCCTGGTCGGCAAGACGCTGTGGGTGAAGGCGACAGACACGGTCGTGCAGCTGTTCCATCAGCACGAACTCGTGGCCACCCATCCCCGGCTGCGCAAGCCAGGCGCACGCTCTACCGTCCGCGATCATCAGCCCCCGGCAGCGCAGGCGTGGCTCGAACACGATCCGCAATGGTGTCTGGCGCGGGCCAAAGAAATCGGTCCTGCCTGCCACGCGCTGATTCTGACGCTCTTCAACGATGAGGTGCTTGTCAACCTGCGCGGTGCGCAGGGGATTGTCCGACTTCGTGGCAAGGTGGGTGACGCGCGGCTGGATGCCGCATGCGAACGGGCGTTGGCCCATGCTAGTCCCAGATGGCGAACGGTCAAGACGATTCTGGACAAAGGTCTGGAAAGCGAGCCCATCGCAGCGTCCCCGCAAACGCTCACCGATACCTACGTCAACGGCGGCCGCTTCGGTCGCAATCTCCAATCCCTGCTGATCCACTAA
- a CDS encoding carbamoyltransferase C-terminal domain-containing protein, whose product MCAYALSPFPQGTACYALVWEGHIGRFYHMDEALNIQLLRDVMWGPGIRYAFAYGLMDPSFKLQPGAVRLSDAGKLMALAAYCDHINPTPEEQQLVDMLLSHPNEIPKFGKTDFQEFSQHNCGVTSNAGKRLARLISDAIYKHFESAIRDCVIQRAPLLISGGCGLNCEWNSALEDTGMFSDVFAPPCANDSGSAIGTAADAQFHLTGSAKLKWSVYSGPAFVLDELEHADFHLTPATSCEIAKQLHAGAILGWANGNAEIGPRALGNRSILASPLNRGTLERINRLKRREGFRPIAPICREEEVSEHFLPATPSPYMLHFRRVLSTHLPAVTHVDGSARVQTLSKEQNPALHEVLSKFRKLSGFGVLCNTSLNFNGTGFINRASDLARFALDVGFVTDRRNDAGDDRRNGASLK is encoded by the coding sequence ATGTGCGCATACGCCCTTTCACCTTTTCCTCAAGGAACCGCGTGTTATGCGTTGGTGTGGGAGGGTCATATCGGTCGGTTCTATCACATGGATGAAGCACTGAATATTCAGCTGCTACGCGATGTCATGTGGGGGCCAGGAATTCGATACGCGTTCGCTTACGGCCTCATGGACCCGTCCTTCAAACTACAGCCCGGCGCGGTGAGACTGTCCGACGCAGGAAAACTAATGGCACTGGCGGCCTACTGCGATCACATCAACCCGACCCCGGAAGAGCAGCAGTTGGTCGATATGTTGCTATCGCACCCAAATGAGATCCCCAAGTTTGGAAAAACCGATTTTCAGGAATTCTCGCAGCACAATTGCGGAGTGACGTCGAATGCAGGAAAGCGATTGGCGCGCCTTATTTCCGATGCAATCTACAAGCACTTCGAATCTGCAATACGCGACTGTGTAATACAACGCGCACCTTTGCTGATTTCTGGCGGATGCGGCCTGAACTGCGAATGGAATTCCGCCTTAGAAGATACCGGAATGTTCTCGGACGTCTTTGCTCCTCCGTGTGCGAACGATAGCGGTTCCGCCATCGGCACTGCTGCAGACGCACAGTTTCATTTGACTGGTTCAGCCAAGCTAAAGTGGTCTGTATATTCTGGTCCCGCCTTCGTTCTGGACGAACTAGAACATGCGGACTTCCATCTGACTCCCGCTACCTCATGTGAGATAGCCAAACAGCTTCATGCCGGCGCGATCCTCGGCTGGGCAAACGGAAACGCGGAGATCGGACCACGCGCACTGGGAAATCGCTCAATTCTCGCTAGCCCATTGAATCGGGGCACGCTCGAGAGAATTAATCGACTGAAGCGACGTGAAGGATTCCGGCCAATTGCTCCCATTTGCCGAGAGGAAGAGGTCTCCGAGCACTTCCTTCCTGCTACCCCTAGTCCTTATATGCTCCACTTCCGGCGCGTATTGAGTACTCACCTGCCCGCAGTCACCCACGTCGATGGCTCAGCCCGGGTTCAAACGCTATCTAAAGAACAAAATCCTGCGCTTCACGAGGTTCTTTCCAAATTTCGCAAACTGTCGGGGTTCGGTGTCCTTTGCAATACGTCGCTGAATTTCAACGGAACAGGATTCATTAACAGAGCGTCGGATCTAGCTCGCTTTGCTTTGGACGTCGGGTTTGTCACGGATCGGCGTAATGACGCCGGGGATGATCGCCGTAATGGCGCCAGTTTGAAGTGA
- a CDS encoding IS3 family transposase (programmed frameshift): MKKSRFTDSQILEALKRAEAGLAVPELCRELGISSATFYKWRSKYGGMDASMMSRMKELEAENTRLRKMYIEEKLKAEIASEAPAKKVLKPSRRREMAKQVVQQRRVSIRVACAVLGISESCYRYAAKLNTENEEIADWLLRITGCHRNWGFLLCYFYLRNVKGFGWNHKRIYRIYRELELNLRIKPKKRLVRETPQPLSVPEAINEVWSMDFMHDQLVDGRSIRTLNVIDDFNREALGIEVDFSLPSERVIRTLKQHMEWRGKPKVIRCDNGPEYLSAAIVTWTQKQGIRLEYIEPGKPQQNAYIERFNRTARYEWLSQYLWEDLEQVREAAADWMWIYNHERPNMALGGFTPKQRLAMVA; encoded by the exons ATGAAGAAGTCGAGATTCACGGACAGCCAGATACTGGAGGCGCTCAAGCGCGCGGAGGCTGGGCTGGCGGTGCCGGAGCTGTGCCGAGAACTGGGCATCAGTTCGGCAACGTTTTATAAGTGGCGCTCGAAGTACGGCGGCATGGACGCGTCGATGATGTCGCGCATGAAGGAGCTGGAGGCGGAGAATACCCGGCTTCGCAAGATGTACATCGAGGAGAAGCTCAAGGCTGAGATTGCCTCGGAGGCCC CTGCAAAAAAAGTTCTGAAGCCATCTCGTCGGCGCGAGATGGCAAAGCAAGTTGTGCAACAGCGGCGCGTGTCAATTCGTGTGGCGTGCGCGGTGCTCGGCATCAGCGAGTCGTGCTACCGGTACGCGGCGAAGTTGAACACGGAGAACGAAGAGATTGCCGACTGGCTACTGCGTATTACGGGCTGCCATCGCAACTGGGGTTTTCTGCTGTGCTACTTCTACCTGCGTAATGTGAAGGGATTCGGCTGGAACCACAAGCGCATTTACCGGATTTACCGGGAGCTGGAGCTGAACCTGCGCATCAAGCCGAAAAAGCGGCTGGTGCGCGAAACGCCGCAGCCGCTATCGGTACCGGAGGCCATCAATGAAGTGTGGTCGATGGACTTCATGCATGACCAACTGGTTGACGGGCGCAGTATCCGGACGCTGAACGTGATTGATGATTTCAACCGCGAGGCGCTGGGCATCGAGGTGGATTTCTCGTTGCCATCCGAGCGGGTGATTCGCACGCTGAAGCAGCATATGGAATGGCGAGGCAAGCCGAAGGTCATCCGGTGCGACAACGGCCCGGAATATTTGAGTGCGGCCATCGTGACATGGACGCAGAAGCAAGGCATCCGGCTGGAATACATCGAGCCGGGCAAGCCGCAGCAGAATGCGTATATCGAACGGTTCAACCGGACTGCGCGATACGAATGGCTGTCGCAGTACCTGTGGGAGGACCTGGAGCAGGTTCGCGAAGCGGCGGCCGACTGGATGTGGATTTACAATCACGAGCGCCCGAATATGGCATTGGGCGGTTTTACCCCGAAGCAGCGGCTTGCCATGGTCGCTTAG
- a CDS encoding MFS transporter, which yields MIFESLAFRWDADAVVIGLAMTFYGVPGVLAGPWIGAFVDRRCPWVMLRWSYVIRAVAAIALLLAPTLQLFLICVAMKGLANLIPGPAEQQLFRRLLSNDALAGNTSKVTLIDQMAKLVAPLIAAMLAAWHLPGFAVSAALGLAGVVLLPGREVSTKHVRANVHRRPVWAVFHAVLRDHPLLRRVFTVNRPGFCGDTVLPVKRLRRSSPDKAVVSSERRNTDAQAYALQRRV from the coding sequence TTGATTTTCGAGAGTCTCGCATTTCGCTGGGATGCCGACGCTGTAGTCATTGGACTAGCCATGACGTTTTACGGAGTTCCTGGCGTTCTCGCTGGCCCATGGATCGGTGCCTTCGTTGACCGTCGTTGTCCCTGGGTCATGCTTCGTTGGAGCTACGTCATTCGCGCGGTCGCCGCGATAGCCCTTTTGCTCGCACCTACACTTCAGCTATTCCTGATTTGTGTGGCAATGAAAGGACTGGCCAATTTGATTCCTGGCCCAGCCGAGCAGCAATTGTTTCGCCGCCTGCTTTCCAATGACGCGCTTGCCGGAAACACAAGCAAAGTTACCTTGATCGACCAGATGGCCAAGCTCGTCGCGCCACTCATCGCCGCGATGCTAGCGGCATGGCATTTGCCAGGATTCGCAGTGTCTGCCGCACTTGGACTTGCGGGTGTCGTTCTACTTCCTGGACGCGAAGTGTCCACGAAGCACGTCAGAGCCAACGTCCACAGACGTCCTGTATGGGCAGTGTTCCATGCCGTACTGCGGGACCACCCCCTACTACGACGTGTATTCACCGTGAACCGCCCCGGATTTTGTGGAGATACCGTCTTGCCCGTCAAGCGATTGCGACGTAGTTCGCCCGATAAGGCTGTCGTGTCTTCAGAACGCCGAAACACAGATGCACAAGCTTACGCATTGCAGCGCCGAGTATAG
- a CDS encoding IS110 family transposase codes for MFYLGIDVAKAKLDCCLLDMTNGKHSTKVVANSRAGLTDLLGWLGKRHTEPSHVHVALEGTGVYHEMAACGLHDAGLSVSVVNPAQVRAFATGMGVRTKNDMVDSHVLARFAMHAQPMRWSPPAPEARILQALMARREALAQDLQRERNRHEKAEITAPTALVLHSILETIEFLERHLASLQREIDDHIAAHPGLKANLMLLQSIPAVGPQVGRTLLAIMHARHFDSAEQLAAYLGLVPVQRQSGSSIQGPSRLSKAGPPKVRATLYMAAVVAKRYNPHIKALCERLAARGKSTMSILGAAMRKLVHLCFGVLKTRQPYRANYVAIA; via the coding sequence ATGTTCTACCTCGGTATTGATGTTGCCAAAGCCAAGCTGGATTGCTGCCTGCTGGACATGACAAACGGCAAGCATAGTACGAAGGTTGTTGCCAATAGCCGCGCCGGCCTAACCGATCTGTTGGGCTGGTTGGGCAAGAGACACACCGAGCCGAGCCACGTACATGTCGCGCTCGAAGGTACCGGCGTCTATCACGAGATGGCCGCGTGTGGCCTGCACGATGCCGGGCTCTCCGTGTCTGTCGTTAATCCTGCGCAGGTGCGTGCTTTTGCGACGGGAATGGGCGTGCGCACGAAGAACGACATGGTAGACAGCCACGTGTTAGCGCGCTTTGCGATGCACGCACAGCCAATGCGCTGGAGTCCTCCAGCGCCCGAGGCTCGCATACTTCAAGCACTGATGGCGCGCCGTGAAGCGCTTGCACAAGATCTTCAGCGTGAGCGCAACCGGCATGAGAAAGCGGAAATCACGGCTCCAACGGCGCTAGTCCTGCATTCGATTCTCGAGACGATCGAGTTTTTGGAGCGCCATTTAGCCAGCCTGCAACGCGAGATCGATGATCACATTGCTGCCCATCCGGGCCTTAAAGCAAACTTGATGCTGCTGCAAAGTATCCCGGCAGTTGGCCCTCAGGTAGGCCGCACGCTGCTTGCCATCATGCACGCGCGCCACTTCGATTCTGCAGAACAACTTGCGGCGTATCTCGGCCTGGTGCCGGTGCAGAGGCAGTCGGGATCGTCGATCCAGGGCCCTTCACGTTTATCGAAGGCCGGGCCGCCCAAGGTACGGGCAACTCTCTACATGGCGGCCGTCGTCGCTAAACGCTATAACCCCCACATCAAGGCATTGTGTGAACGCTTGGCAGCGCGTGGCAAATCCACCATGTCTATACTCGGCGCTGCAATGCGTAAGCTTGTGCATCTGTGTTTCGGCGTTCTGAAGACACGACAGCCTTATCGGGCGAACTACGTCGCAATCGCTTGA
- the istB gene encoding IS21-like element helper ATPase IstB, with amino-acid sequence MNPSPELNTALKQLRLSGVLDSLEQRNRQAIDGQLAYTEFLAMLLHDEVARRDQKKLRTRLARAGFAMGKTLETFDFDRLPNLNRTHIHDLATGRYIDEKVAILIAGPTGTGKSHLAQALGNCAARQGRDVVFATQTRLLNSLQAARATGTYERKLKQLVSVPVLIVDDFALKPLRSPQDEDFHDLIAERYETAATILTSNLDFSEWGDAFAGNRILGAATLDRLRHGAYRIVLDGDSFRTPRPMPDLDQTRLAKSTKKPHS; translated from the coding sequence ATGAACCCCAGTCCTGAACTGAACACAGCCCTCAAGCAGTTGCGCCTGTCCGGCGTGCTCGATTCTCTTGAGCAGCGCAACCGGCAGGCCATTGACGGCCAGCTCGCGTATACGGAGTTCCTCGCCATGCTGCTGCATGACGAAGTCGCCCGGCGCGACCAGAAGAAGCTGCGCACCCGCTTGGCCCGCGCTGGCTTCGCAATGGGCAAGACCCTTGAAACGTTCGACTTCGACCGGCTGCCAAACCTGAATCGGACCCATATTCACGACCTTGCTACCGGCCGTTATATCGATGAGAAGGTCGCGATTCTCATTGCCGGGCCAACAGGTACTGGCAAGTCACACCTGGCCCAGGCACTGGGCAATTGCGCCGCCCGGCAAGGACGCGATGTCGTGTTCGCCACGCAGACCAGGCTATTGAACAGTCTGCAGGCAGCGCGCGCGACCGGTACCTATGAGCGCAAACTGAAACAGCTTGTCAGCGTACCAGTTCTCATCGTCGACGACTTCGCGCTCAAGCCGCTGCGCTCGCCGCAAGATGAAGACTTCCACGACCTGATCGCGGAAAGGTACGAGACTGCTGCGACGATCCTGACCAGTAACCTCGACTTCAGCGAATGGGGCGATGCGTTTGCCGGCAACCGCATCCTCGGCGCCGCCACACTCGATCGCCTGCGACACGGCGCCTATCGTATCGTGCTCGATGGTGACAGCTTTCGAACGCCTAGGCCAATGCCTGACCTCGATCAGACGCGGCTTGCGAAATCAACAAAAAAACCGCATTCTTGA